One window of the Pseudomonas knackmussii B13 genome contains the following:
- a CDS encoding helix-turn-helix domain-containing protein, which produces MMKMSQPEVAVATRANPGETLRQAREHKGWSTSQVAGQLNLTENSLRHLEQGNFDQLPGHTFARGYVRAYAKLLGMDQAQMVTAFDQFTGTDATGSTPQSLGRVAEPMRLSRNLLRLFSLLLLALLVGFGYMWWQERSGRNVAENSGLNMEHVEVESADGTTEVHSLDEPEDQAVAEDKANTPAAPVEPVGDAGAGAPEQAAPAPTEQAPAAEAPAVAPAAPASAAAPSAPVAMAPAPTAPVVASAAPVVPAAPVAPGTAAAPVAPAAPAAAPVVAAAGQGVVKVQFTADCWTQVTDADGKVVLSALKRKGDSMEVAAKAPLELHLGFARGAQVSYNGQPVDIARYSRGETARMKLGGN; this is translated from the coding sequence ATGATGAAGATGTCGCAGCCAGAGGTCGCCGTGGCGACCCGTGCCAACCCCGGTGAGACCTTGCGCCAGGCGCGCGAGCACAAGGGTTGGTCGACCTCCCAGGTGGCCGGTCAGCTGAATTTGACGGAAAACTCGCTGCGTCACCTGGAACAGGGCAACTTCGACCAGTTGCCTGGGCACACCTTCGCGCGCGGCTACGTGCGTGCCTACGCCAAGCTGCTGGGCATGGACCAGGCGCAGATGGTCACCGCCTTCGACCAGTTCACCGGCACCGATGCCACCGGCAGTACCCCGCAGAGCCTCGGCCGCGTCGCCGAGCCGATGCGCCTGTCGCGCAACCTCCTGCGCCTGTTCAGCCTGCTGCTGCTCGCCCTGCTGGTGGGCTTCGGCTACATGTGGTGGCAAGAGCGCAGCGGTCGCAATGTCGCCGAGAACAGCGGCCTGAACATGGAACACGTCGAGGTCGAAAGCGCCGACGGCACCACCGAAGTCCACAGCCTCGACGAGCCGGAAGACCAGGCGGTCGCCGAGGACAAGGCGAACACCCCGGCAGCGCCGGTCGAACCGGTTGGCGATGCTGGTGCGGGTGCGCCCGAGCAGGCCGCTCCGGCCCCGACTGAACAGGCACCTGCCGCTGAAGCTCCGGCCGTTGCCCCGGCTGCCCCGGCCAGCGCTGCTGCACCGAGCGCACCGGTTGCTATGGCGCCTGCGCCGACCGCACCAGTCGTGGCATCCGCCGCTCCGGTCGTCCCTGCTGCACCCGTCGCCCCGGGCACAGCGGCTGCTCCAGTCGCTCCGGCAGCGCCTGCTGCAGCCCCGGTCGTCGCCGCTGCCGGCCAGGGCGTAGTCAAGGTTCAATTCACCGCCGATTGCTGGACCCAGGTCACCGACGCCGACGGCAAGGTCGTGCTCAGTGCGCTCAAGCGCAAGGGTGACTCCATGGAGGTCGCCGCCAAGGCGCCGCTGGAACTGCACCTGGGCTTCGCCCGTGGCGCCCAGGTCAGCTACAACGGCCAGCCGGTCGATATCGCGCGCTATTCCCGTGGCGAGACCGCGCGCATGAAGTTGGGTGGTAACTGA
- the ispG gene encoding flavodoxin-dependent (E)-4-hydroxy-3-methylbut-2-enyl-diphosphate synthase: protein MHCASPIKRRHSRKIWVGSVPVGGDAPIAVQSMTNTDTLDVAATVAQIRRLEEAGADIVRVSVPDMDAAEAFGKIKQQVQVPLVADIHFDYKIALRVAELGVDCLRINPGNIGREDRVRAVVDAARDKNIPIRIGVNAGSLEKDLQKKYGEPTPEALLESAMRHVDHLDKLDFQNFKVSVKASDVFMAVAAYRLLAKQIEQPLHLGITEAGGLRSGTVKSAVGLGMLLAEGIGDTIRISLAADPVEEIKVGFDILKSLHLRSRGINFIACPSCSRQNFDVVKTMNELEGRLEDLLVPLDVAVIGCVVNGPGEAKEAHIGLTGGTPNNLVYIDGKPAQKLQNENLVDELERLIRAKAAEKAEADAALIVRG from the coding sequence ATGCATTGCGCTTCCCCGATCAAACGCCGTCATTCCCGCAAGATCTGGGTCGGTTCGGTGCCCGTAGGCGGCGATGCGCCCATCGCCGTCCAGAGCATGACCAACACCGACACGCTGGACGTCGCTGCCACAGTGGCGCAGATCCGTCGCCTGGAAGAAGCCGGCGCCGACATCGTCCGCGTCTCGGTGCCGGACATGGACGCCGCCGAAGCCTTCGGCAAGATCAAGCAGCAGGTCCAGGTTCCCCTGGTCGCCGATATCCACTTCGACTACAAGATCGCCCTGCGCGTGGCCGAACTGGGTGTCGATTGCCTGCGCATCAACCCGGGCAACATCGGTCGCGAAGACCGCGTGCGCGCGGTGGTCGACGCTGCTCGTGACAAGAACATCCCGATCCGCATCGGCGTCAACGCCGGTTCGCTGGAGAAGGACCTGCAGAAGAAGTACGGCGAGCCGACTCCCGAAGCCCTGCTGGAATCGGCCATGCGCCATGTCGATCATCTCGACAAGCTGGACTTCCAGAACTTCAAGGTCAGTGTGAAGGCCTCCGACGTGTTCATGGCCGTCGCCGCCTACCGCCTGCTGGCCAAGCAGATCGAACAGCCGCTGCACCTGGGTATCACCGAGGCCGGCGGCCTGCGTTCGGGCACCGTGAAGTCCGCGGTGGGCTTGGGCATGCTGCTCGCCGAGGGCATTGGCGACACCATCCGCATCTCCCTGGCCGCCGATCCGGTGGAGGAGATCAAGGTCGGCTTCGACATCCTCAAGTCCCTGCACCTGCGCTCGCGCGGCATCAACTTCATCGCCTGCCCGAGCTGCTCGCGGCAGAACTTCGACGTGGTCAAGACCATGAATGAGCTGGAAGGCCGCCTCGAAGACCTGCTGGTGCCGCTGGACGTCGCGGTGATCGGCTGCGTGGTCAATGGCCCGGGCGAAGCCAAGGAAGCGCACATCGGCCTCACCGGCGGTACGCCGAACAACCTGGTGTACATCGACGGCAAGCCGGCGCAGAAGCTGCAGAACGAAAACCTGGTGGATGAGCTGGAACGGCTGATCCGCGCAAAAGCGGCCGAGAAGGCCGAGGCCGACGCCGCCCTGATCGTGCGTGGCTGA
- the fdx gene encoding ISC system 2Fe-2S type ferredoxin, which produces MPQIVFLPHAEHCPEGAVVEAQPGETIIKAALRNGIDIEHACEMSCACTTCHVVVREGFNSLEASDELEDDMLDKAWGLEPESRLSCQAVVGEEDLVVEIPKYTINQVSEGH; this is translated from the coding sequence ATGCCGCAGATCGTGTTTCTGCCCCACGCCGAGCATTGCCCGGAGGGCGCGGTGGTCGAGGCCCAGCCCGGCGAAACCATCATCAAGGCCGCGCTGCGCAACGGCATCGACATCGAGCATGCCTGCGAGATGTCCTGTGCCTGCACCACCTGCCACGTAGTGGTGCGCGAGGGTTTCAACTCGCTGGAAGCCTCCGACGAGCTGGAAGACGACATGCTCGACAAGGCCTGGGGTCTGGAGCCGGAGTCGCGGCTGTCCTGCCAGGCGGTGGTCGGTGAAGAAGACCTGGTGGTCGAAATCCCGAAATACACCATCAACCAGGTTTCCGAAGGTCATTGA
- the ndk gene encoding nucleoside-diphosphate kinase: protein MALQRTFSIIKPDAVAKNVIGEILTRFEKAGLRVVASKMVQLSEREAGGFYAEHKERGFFKDLVAFMTSGPVIVQVLEGEDAILRNRELMGATDPKKAEPGTIRADFAVSIDENAVHGSDSEASAAREIAYFFSSTEVCERIR, encoded by the coding sequence ATGGCCCTGCAACGTACCTTCTCCATCATCAAGCCCGACGCCGTAGCCAAGAACGTCATCGGCGAAATCCTGACCCGCTTCGAGAAAGCCGGTCTGCGCGTCGTCGCTTCCAAGATGGTTCAGCTGTCCGAGCGCGAAGCCGGTGGCTTCTACGCCGAGCACAAAGAGCGCGGCTTCTTCAAGGATCTGGTTGCCTTCATGACCTCCGGTCCGGTCATCGTTCAGGTTCTGGAAGGCGAAGACGCCATCCTGCGCAACCGCGAACTGATGGGCGCCACCGATCCGAAGAAAGCCGAGCCGGGCACCATCCGCGCCGACTTCGCCGTTTCCATCGACGAGAACGCCGTACACGGTTCCGACTCGGAAGCTTCGGCTGCCCGCGAAATCGCTTACTTCTTCTCCAGCACCGAGGTGTGCGAGCGCATTCGCTGA
- the iscX gene encoding Fe-S cluster assembly protein IscX yields the protein MSLKWTDVLEIAIQLAESKPDVDPRYVNFVDLHNWVLALPEFSDDSSRGGEKVLEAIQAAWIEEAE from the coding sequence ATGAGCCTGAAATGGACCGATGTGCTGGAAATCGCCATCCAGCTGGCCGAGAGCAAGCCGGATGTCGATCCGCGCTACGTGAACTTCGTCGATCTGCACAACTGGGTGCTGGCTTTGCCGGAATTCAGCGACGATTCGTCACGCGGCGGCGAGAAGGTGCTCGAAGCCATCCAGGCCGCCTGGATCGAAGAGGCCGAGTGA
- the rlmN gene encoding 23S rRNA (adenine(2503)-C(2))-methyltransferase RlmN — MTDTAVKANLLGMTKPQLEEFFESIGEKRFRAGQVMQWIHHFGAEDFDAMTNVGKALREKLKACAEIRGPEVVSQDISSDGTRKWVVRVASGSCVETVYIPQNGRGTLCVSSQAGCALDCSFCSTGKQGFNSDLTSAEIIGQVWIANKSFGTVPGKIDRAITNVVMMGMGEPLLNFDNVVPAMNIMMEDFGYGISKRKVTLSTSGVVPMIEKLGEVTDVSLALSLHAPNDELRNVLVPINKKYPLAVLLDSCKRYITRLGKERVLTVEYTLLKDVNDQPEHAEQLIALLKEIPCKINLIPFNPFPHSGYERPSNNAIRRFQDLVHKGGYNVTVRTTRGDDIDAACGQLVGQVMDRTRRSERYIAVRQLAAEAEQTPTASTRN, encoded by the coding sequence ATGACTGATACCGCTGTAAAGGCCAACCTGCTGGGCATGACCAAGCCCCAGCTCGAGGAATTCTTCGAGTCCATCGGTGAAAAGCGCTTCCGCGCCGGCCAGGTGATGCAATGGATTCACCACTTTGGCGCCGAGGATTTCGACGCCATGACGAACGTCGGCAAGGCCTTGCGCGAAAAGCTCAAGGCCTGTGCCGAAATTCGGGGTCCGGAAGTAGTCAGCCAGGACATCTCCAGCGATGGCACCCGTAAATGGGTGGTGCGCGTGGCGTCCGGCAGCTGCGTCGAGACCGTCTACATCCCGCAGAACGGCCGTGGCACCCTGTGCGTGTCCTCGCAGGCCGGCTGCGCCCTGGATTGCAGCTTCTGCTCCACCGGCAAGCAGGGCTTCAACAGCGACCTGACCTCCGCCGAGATCATCGGCCAGGTATGGATCGCCAACAAATCCTTCGGCACCGTGCCCGGCAAGATCGACCGCGCCATCACCAACGTGGTGATGATGGGCATGGGCGAGCCGCTGCTGAACTTCGACAACGTCGTCCCCGCCATGAACATCATGATGGAGGACTTCGGCTACGGCATTTCCAAGCGCAAGGTGACCCTGTCCACCTCTGGCGTGGTGCCGATGATCGAGAAGCTCGGCGAAGTCACCGACGTATCCCTGGCCCTCTCGCTGCACGCGCCGAACGACGAGCTGCGCAACGTGCTGGTGCCGATCAACAAGAAGTACCCGCTGGCGGTCCTGCTGGACAGCTGCAAGCGCTACATCACGCGCCTGGGCAAGGAGCGCGTGCTGACCGTCGAGTACACCCTGCTCAAGGACGTCAACGACCAGCCTGAGCACGCCGAGCAGTTGATCGCATTGCTCAAGGAAATTCCTTGCAAGATCAACCTGATTCCGTTTAATCCGTTCCCGCATTCCGGCTACGAGCGGCCGAGCAACAACGCCATCCGCCGTTTCCAGGATCTGGTGCACAAAGGCGGCTACAACGTCACCGTGCGCACCACTCGCGGCGACGACATCGACGCTGCCTGCGGCCAACTGGTCGGCCAGGTGATGGACCGCACACGTCGCAGCGAACGCTATATCGCCGTACGCCAACTGGCGGCCGAAGCCGAACAGACGCCGACCGCCAGCACTCGAAACTGA
- the pilW gene encoding type IV pilus biogenesis/stability protein PilW, producing MTFRAALFVLLAGMLAGCVTTGKPDPLTTTKGREEARDAYIQLGIGYLQNGNTEQAKVPLRQALELDSSSADAHAALALVYQMEMEPKLAETEYRKALSSRSDARILNNYGGFLFEQKRYQEAIEAYEKAADDSMYPERSRVFENLGLVSLKMNQREQAKQYFEKALRLNRRQPSALLEMSQMSYDDRQYVPARGYYEEYLKQGQQNAKSLLLGVRLAKVFDDKDTAASYGLQLKRLYPASPEYQAYQAEK from the coding sequence ATGACCTTTCGCGCCGCGCTGTTCGTACTGTTGGCTGGCATGCTGGCGGGTTGCGTGACGACCGGGAAACCGGATCCCCTGACTACTACCAAGGGTCGCGAAGAAGCCCGCGACGCCTACATCCAGCTGGGCATCGGCTACCTGCAGAACGGTAACACCGAGCAGGCCAAGGTGCCGCTGCGCCAGGCTCTGGAGCTGGACTCCTCGAGCGCCGACGCGCACGCCGCGCTGGCCCTGGTCTACCAGATGGAGATGGAACCCAAGCTGGCCGAGACCGAATACCGCAAGGCCCTGTCCTCGCGCTCCGACGCGCGCATCCTGAACAACTACGGCGGCTTCCTCTTCGAGCAGAAGCGCTACCAGGAAGCCATCGAGGCCTACGAAAAGGCCGCTGACGACAGCATGTACCCCGAGCGTTCGCGGGTCTTCGAGAACCTCGGCCTGGTCAGCCTGAAGATGAACCAGCGCGAGCAGGCCAAGCAGTACTTCGAGAAGGCCCTGCGCCTGAACCGCCGGCAGCCCAGCGCACTGCTCGAGATGTCGCAGATGTCCTATGACGACCGCCAGTACGTGCCAGCACGCGGCTACTACGAGGAATACCTGAAGCAGGGCCAGCAGAACGCCAAGAGCCTGCTGCTGGGGGTGCGCCTGGCCAAGGTCTTTGACGACAAGGACACGGCGGCCAGCTACGGTCTGCAGCTCAAGCGCCTGTACCCCGCTTCTCCCGAATACCAGGCATACCAGGCAGAGAAATGA